The following coding sequences lie in one Rhodococcus rhodochrous genomic window:
- a CDS encoding FadR/GntR family transcriptional regulator — MTEPTTGDAPVKNGPAYAVLAEHLRNRILSGELQPGVRLPGEAELTAEFGVGRSTIREALRSLASQNLITTTRGVTGGSFVAAPSVGHISAHLETGVALMAAAETVTVAQLMEVRNLMEVPAAGMAAFRRTDEHLEQLEASIFDPHSLQGPETFAKNQEFHLVLLRATDNPLLELITAPVFRVLSSRFGREHAPQGFWQCVDHDHRAILDVVAAGDSMAAMDLMRRHLDNLGDSYRRMDRRGQA, encoded by the coding sequence GTGACCGAACCGACGACCGGGGACGCACCCGTCAAGAACGGACCTGCCTATGCGGTCCTCGCGGAGCACCTGCGCAACCGAATCCTGTCCGGTGAGTTGCAACCCGGTGTCCGGTTGCCCGGAGAGGCAGAGTTGACCGCTGAATTCGGTGTCGGTCGCAGCACCATCCGTGAGGCCTTGCGTTCGCTGGCGAGCCAGAACTTGATCACCACGACTCGGGGAGTCACCGGCGGTAGTTTCGTCGCCGCGCCGAGTGTCGGGCATATCAGTGCGCATCTCGAGACGGGTGTGGCATTGATGGCGGCGGCTGAGACGGTCACCGTCGCGCAGCTGATGGAAGTGCGTAACCTCATGGAGGTGCCGGCGGCCGGCATGGCGGCATTCCGTCGGACCGATGAGCACCTCGAGCAACTCGAAGCGTCGATCTTCGACCCACACAGCTTGCAGGGACCCGAGACGTTCGCGAAGAATCAGGAGTTCCATTTGGTTCTTCTTCGGGCGACGGACAATCCGTTGCTGGAGTTGATCACTGCGCCGGTGTTTCGAGTGCTGTCCAGCAGGTTCGGGCGCGAGCATGCCCCGCAGGGGTTCTGGCAGTGTGTCGATCACGATCACCGTGCGATCCTCGATGTCGTCGCTGCCGGAGACTCCATGGCTGCGATGGATCTGATGCGCAGGCATCTGGACAACTTGGGCGACTCGTATCGCCGGATGGATCGCCGCGGACAGGCTTGA
- a CDS encoding amidase, with the protein MDRRRGSHRGTARRERILSGTTRRAAAISGGPTAHVLDETLGSVITWIDTPDATIDGPLTGMRIGVKDNIDVTGVPTTCASRFFSDRIASAHAEVVRRLIAAGAQITAKLNMAEFAVGVTSQNSAVGPVRNPWDPSRVPGGSSGGSGAAVAAGLVDAALGTDTGGSVRLPAAACGITGLRPTWGAISNTGVFPVSDAFDTVGPMARSVTEVARLFDVLRTDQAPAPSPARRIGLPSVFITDDVDAAISDAIDAAARQLQSVGYEVVPVDVPGAAHAQDIVYILLYSDLAALHHDRVHSSPDLFHPDTLARVSLGLSISDSERTAALAARAEFRRGLSALFTDVDAVLTPTMPVDVPPIAGDDDVIARSRRLGQFSYPWSLHDGPTLALPVGSHPHTGMPIGAQLTAAAHHESLLFGIGEEFQRTTDWHTRRPPLYIMR; encoded by the coding sequence GTGGACCGTAGACGAGGAAGCCACCGCGGCACTGCGCGCAGGGAGCGCATCCTGAGCGGCACCACACGTCGGGCCGCCGCAATCAGCGGCGGCCCGACCGCTCACGTTCTCGACGAGACGTTGGGCAGCGTCATCACCTGGATCGACACTCCGGACGCCACCATCGATGGTCCTCTGACCGGAATGCGTATCGGCGTCAAGGACAACATCGACGTCACCGGTGTACCCACGACCTGTGCGTCCCGGTTCTTCTCCGACCGCATCGCATCTGCACACGCGGAGGTCGTCCGCAGACTGATCGCTGCGGGCGCGCAGATCACCGCCAAGCTGAACATGGCCGAGTTCGCGGTCGGAGTCACCTCCCAGAACTCCGCCGTGGGCCCCGTCCGCAACCCCTGGGACCCCAGCCGGGTCCCGGGCGGGTCGAGTGGAGGCTCCGGCGCCGCAGTCGCTGCAGGTCTGGTGGACGCAGCCCTCGGTACTGACACCGGCGGATCAGTCCGCCTACCCGCAGCAGCATGCGGCATCACAGGACTGCGACCAACCTGGGGCGCAATCAGCAATACCGGAGTCTTCCCGGTCAGCGACGCCTTCGACACCGTCGGTCCGATGGCACGATCGGTAACCGAGGTTGCCCGCCTCTTCGACGTACTGCGCACCGACCAGGCTCCGGCGCCTAGCCCCGCTCGACGGATAGGGCTGCCGTCGGTGTTCATCACCGACGACGTCGACGCTGCCATCAGCGACGCAATCGACGCAGCGGCACGGCAATTGCAGAGCGTGGGATACGAGGTGGTACCGGTCGATGTTCCCGGCGCTGCTCACGCGCAGGACATCGTATACATCCTGCTGTACTCGGACCTTGCTGCGCTCCACCATGACCGAGTGCACTCGTCGCCCGATCTGTTCCATCCCGATACCCTCGCGCGTGTGTCCCTGGGTCTGTCCATTTCGGACTCCGAGAGAACAGCAGCCCTGGCCGCCAGGGCGGAGTTCCGTCGCGGACTCAGCGCGCTGTTCACAGACGTCGACGCCGTATTGACCCCGACGATGCCGGTCGACGTACCGCCCATCGCCGGTGATGACGACGTCATTGCACGCTCGCGCCGACTCGGCCAGTTCAGTTATCCCTGGTCCCTCCACGACGGACCCACGCTCGCGCTCCCGGTCGGATCTCACCCTCATACGGGTATGCCGATCGGTGCTCAACTCACGGCCGCGGCCCATCACGAATCACTACTGTTCGGCATCGGTGAAGAGTTTCAGCGCACCACGGACTGGCACACCAGGAGACCACCGCTATACATTATGCGCTGA
- a CDS encoding MaoC family dehydratase: protein MAVHQAVLGRFFEDYVVGDIYQHPIGRTISEADNTWITLLSMNTNQNHFNAHLAAQNPITDGKVIVNSGLTVAVVLGISVLDMSQNAISNLAFTDIKMSHPVYVGDTIYAESICIGLRRSESRPYAGIVSMITRGLNQDGTEVISWKRSVMVATRESGIGQNYFPEAKGGPLQLPTPADPEGALS, encoded by the coding sequence GTGGCAGTGCATCAGGCTGTTCTCGGCCGATTTTTCGAGGACTACGTTGTAGGGGACATCTACCAGCACCCCATCGGGCGCACGATCTCCGAAGCCGACAACACGTGGATCACGTTGCTGTCGATGAACACCAACCAAAACCACTTCAACGCTCATCTCGCAGCGCAGAATCCCATCACCGACGGCAAGGTCATCGTCAACTCTGGACTGACTGTTGCTGTGGTACTCGGTATTTCGGTTCTCGACATGAGTCAGAACGCCATCTCGAACCTGGCATTCACCGACATCAAGATGTCGCACCCGGTATACGTGGGCGACACCATCTACGCAGAAAGCATCTGCATAGGACTGCGCCGGTCCGAATCCCGGCCCTATGCCGGAATCGTCTCCATGATCACCCGGGGGCTGAATCAAGATGGAACCGAAGTCATCTCGTGGAAGCGGTCGGTCATGGTCGCTACCCGCGAGAGCGGGATCGGCCAGAACTACTTCCCCGAAGCCAAGGGCGGACCGCTGCAACTGCCGACACCCGCCGACCCGGAAGGGGCGCTCTCATGA
- a CDS encoding hydantoinase/oxoprolinase family protein, with protein MKRIGVDVGGTFTDLVLWDDDGTVVVHKTPSTNHDPSIGTMDGIEVLAERAGIDPSDIDMFFHGTTVATNIVLEHNGCNVGMITTEGFRDLLHIARKKRPLNYSNYQDLPWQKWQLVPRRNRRVVPERIDASGNVLVPLDEDAVRQEVRLLRERGVDAIAVAFLHSYRNPTHEKRVKDIILEEYPEVFISLSSEVAPQYREYERFSTAALNAFIGPKTSSYIANLAKKAAEAQVGDDVHLMTSAGGLVTSRSASEQPVSLLTSGVVAGLLGGCAIGKASGFPSVITLDVGGTSADIGVAPNGTLRMKHLLDTRIGDYHAMVPMAEVDTIGAGGGSIAMVDEGGMFRVGPRSAGAFPGPACYARGGTEPTSTDAMVMMGWLREDSFLSGTMKVEPELARTAIQTHIADKLGTTLDEAAMGIFKILAHSMTEAISLHSVRKGYDPRDFSLIAEGGAGPLFAWQIADQLGIPRVIVPGHPGITSAVGLLTTDIRYEIPTTVWTSSADADLNLLQTQMDRLAREAIAQLEADGVPTENISLERSVDCRYVGQGYELRVPAPDGDIDDVWVKTVAEAFHEAHGRTYSQRFDDKPVQLINIRVTGVGAVPHVRITEIDKGTADCSAAIKTMTRALFWRDETAAPQWIDTPVYDRSLLLAGNTIEGPAIVEQFDSTTIIGMNQHATVDAVGHIIIERKPA; from the coding sequence ATGAAGAGAATTGGAGTCGACGTCGGCGGCACGTTCACCGACCTCGTGCTGTGGGACGACGACGGCACCGTAGTGGTCCACAAGACCCCGTCGACGAACCACGACCCCTCCATCGGAACCATGGACGGCATCGAGGTCCTCGCCGAACGCGCCGGCATCGACCCATCCGACATCGACATGTTCTTCCATGGCACCACCGTTGCCACCAACATCGTGCTCGAACACAACGGGTGCAACGTCGGCATGATCACGACCGAGGGATTCCGCGACCTTCTACACATCGCCCGCAAGAAGCGTCCCCTAAACTACTCGAACTACCAGGACCTGCCCTGGCAGAAATGGCAGTTGGTGCCGCGTCGCAACCGCCGGGTCGTGCCCGAACGGATCGATGCTTCCGGCAACGTCCTCGTACCGCTCGACGAAGATGCAGTGCGCCAAGAGGTTCGCCTGCTCCGTGAACGCGGAGTCGACGCTATCGCCGTTGCCTTCTTGCACTCGTACCGCAACCCCACGCACGAAAAACGGGTCAAGGACATCATTCTCGAGGAGTACCCCGAGGTGTTCATCTCGCTCTCCAGTGAGGTTGCTCCCCAGTACCGCGAGTACGAACGATTCTCCACTGCGGCACTCAACGCCTTCATCGGACCGAAGACCTCGAGCTACATCGCCAACCTCGCAAAGAAGGCCGCAGAGGCGCAGGTCGGCGACGACGTGCATCTTATGACCTCCGCTGGCGGTCTGGTCACCTCGCGCAGCGCCAGCGAACAGCCGGTCTCGCTGCTGACCAGCGGTGTGGTCGCCGGATTGCTGGGAGGATGCGCTATCGGTAAGGCCTCCGGCTTCCCGAGCGTCATCACACTTGACGTGGGCGGAACCTCCGCCGACATCGGTGTGGCGCCGAACGGCACCCTCCGAATGAAGCATCTCCTCGACACCCGCATCGGCGACTACCACGCCATGGTGCCGATGGCGGAGGTCGACACGATCGGCGCCGGTGGCGGTTCCATCGCCATGGTCGACGAAGGCGGCATGTTCCGGGTCGGACCTCGAAGCGCCGGGGCATTCCCCGGACCCGCCTGCTACGCCCGTGGCGGCACCGAACCGACCTCGACCGACGCTATGGTCATGATGGGCTGGCTGCGTGAGGACAGCTTCCTGTCCGGAACCATGAAGGTCGAACCCGAGTTGGCCCGTACCGCGATCCAGACCCACATCGCCGACAAGCTCGGAACCACCCTGGACGAGGCCGCGATGGGGATCTTCAAGATCCTCGCCCATTCCATGACCGAAGCGATCAGCCTCCACTCGGTACGCAAAGGTTACGACCCGCGCGACTTCTCGCTCATCGCCGAGGGCGGTGCCGGCCCCCTCTTCGCATGGCAGATCGCAGACCAACTCGGCATTCCCCGTGTCATCGTGCCCGGACACCCCGGCATCACCTCCGCAGTCGGATTGCTGACCACCGACATCCGGTACGAAATTCCCACCACCGTCTGGACCTCCTCCGCGGACGCAGACCTGAACCTGCTACAGACACAGATGGACCGACTCGCCCGCGAAGCCATCGCCCAACTGGAAGCCGACGGCGTTCCCACCGAGAACATCTCGCTCGAACGAAGCGTGGATTGCCGCTATGTCGGACAGGGCTACGAACTACGCGTCCCCGCTCCCGACGGCGACATCGACGATGTCTGGGTCAAGACCGTCGCCGAGGCCTTCCACGAGGCACACGGACGAACCTACTCCCAGCGTTTCGACGACAAGCCGGTGCAGCTGATCAACATCCGCGTCACGGGTGTCGGCGCCGTACCGCACGTCCGTATCACCGAGATCGACAAGGGCACCGCCGACTGCTCCGCGGCGATCAAGACCATGACCCGCGCATTATTCTGGCGCGACGAAACGGCCGCGCCCCAGTGGATCGACACCCCGGTCTACGATCGATCGCTTCTTCTGGCCGGCAATACCATCGAAGGACCCGCCATCGTCGAGCAGTTCGACTCCACGACCATCATCGGCATGAACCAGCACGCCACCGTCGACGCAGTCGGCCACATCATCATCGAGAGGAAGCCCGCATGA
- a CDS encoding hydantoinase B/oxoprolinase family protein, whose translation MSKTLMPKTGVSLAGESHRTWNDVEVDPITLRVIGGALQSMAKEMAQVLYRMAYSSLIRESEDLGAGIFDINGRELCESDSTPMHCGSIPAYIRGVNRRLAGTYRPGDVVLHNHPYHGAAHSPDYGVIIPIFWEGEHIGFAGCTGHVSDVGGNFPGLCMDVVDVWAEGKLMDSMKIYDAGVRNDYLIQHILDNVRTPEQNRGDLEALIACARIGEKRFIELLEKYGLDTVMSASERWMDYSENMLRSRIREIPDGSYEAPIGYLDDDGKNRGVPLKVAVRVQVEGEDILIDLTGSNDQVPTAFNVPFEGSVLPVAVAAIRTILLDEDLTEEFVPQNDGCFRPVRAYAPEGTIFNPDFPASCFARFSQVNRIFDSINLALAPVLPDHAIAGSSAALCAIAYSGVAEDGESYWVYIEINEGSYGGRNGKDGMDAVDSLMANTRNNPIEELELNHAMRALRYELRDEAPAPGQWRGGIGSVRKWLMETDTFLGSEADNRSDPPAGALGGHDGVAGAFTRNAGTDREEVLFSKVTQETIRAGETLEIKLPSGGGFGNPFLRDPFQVLSDVWDEYLTAEDARRDYGVAVDTDTWTVDEEATAALRAGSAS comes from the coding sequence ATGAGCAAGACCCTGATGCCCAAAACCGGCGTATCGCTCGCGGGCGAGTCCCACCGTACGTGGAACGACGTCGAGGTCGACCCGATCACACTGCGTGTCATCGGCGGTGCACTGCAGTCGATGGCCAAGGAAATGGCGCAGGTCCTCTACCGCATGGCCTACTCGAGCCTAATCCGCGAATCCGAAGACCTCGGCGCCGGCATCTTCGACATCAACGGCCGTGAACTGTGCGAATCAGATTCGACACCGATGCACTGCGGTTCAATCCCCGCATACATCCGTGGCGTCAACCGCAGACTCGCAGGTACGTATCGACCGGGCGACGTCGTCCTGCACAACCACCCGTACCACGGTGCAGCCCACTCCCCCGACTACGGCGTGATCATCCCGATCTTCTGGGAAGGTGAGCACATCGGATTCGCCGGATGCACCGGACACGTATCCGACGTCGGTGGCAACTTCCCCGGCCTGTGCATGGATGTCGTCGATGTTTGGGCCGAAGGCAAACTCATGGATTCGATGAAGATCTATGACGCCGGTGTCCGCAACGACTACCTCATCCAGCACATCCTCGACAACGTTCGCACACCCGAACAGAACCGAGGCGATCTCGAAGCACTCATTGCCTGCGCACGCATCGGTGAGAAGCGATTCATCGAACTGCTCGAGAAGTACGGTCTCGACACCGTCATGAGCGCCAGCGAACGGTGGATGGACTACTCGGAGAACATGCTTCGCAGCCGAATCCGCGAAATACCGGACGGCAGCTACGAAGCACCCATCGGCTATCTGGACGACGACGGTAAGAACCGCGGTGTTCCCCTCAAGGTCGCCGTGCGCGTGCAAGTCGAGGGAGAAGACATCCTCATCGACCTCACCGGCTCCAACGACCAGGTCCCCACCGCCTTTAACGTGCCCTTCGAAGGATCCGTCCTCCCCGTCGCAGTCGCCGCGATCCGCACCATCCTGCTCGACGAAGACCTGACCGAGGAATTCGTCCCCCAGAACGACGGCTGCTTCCGCCCAGTAAGGGCATACGCACCCGAGGGAACGATCTTCAACCCGGACTTCCCGGCATCGTGCTTCGCCCGGTTCTCCCAGGTGAACCGAATCTTCGACTCCATCAACCTCGCCCTGGCACCCGTACTCCCCGACCACGCGATCGCGGGATCGTCGGCAGCACTATGCGCCATCGCCTACTCCGGCGTCGCTGAAGACGGCGAATCATATTGGGTGTACATCGAAATCAACGAAGGTTCGTACGGCGGACGCAACGGCAAGGACGGCATGGACGCCGTCGACTCGCTCATGGCCAATACCCGCAACAACCCCATCGAAGAACTCGAACTCAACCACGCCATGCGTGCCCTCCGATACGAACTCCGCGACGAAGCTCCCGCACCGGGCCAGTGGCGAGGCGGCATCGGCAGCGTCCGCAAATGGCTCATGGAGACCGACACCTTCCTCGGATCCGAAGCCGACAACCGCTCCGACCCGCCCGCCGGTGCGCTGGGCGGTCACGACGGCGTCGCAGGGGCGTTCACCCGCAACGCCGGAACAGACCGCGAGGAGGTGCTCTTCTCCAAGGTCACCCAGGAAACCATCCGCGCCGGCGAAACCTTGGAGATCAAGCTGCCCTCCGGCGGCGGTTTCGGAAATCCGTTCCTCCGCGATCCTTTCCAGGTCCTCAGCGACGTCTGGGACGAGTACCTCACGGCGGAGGACGCTCGACGCGACTACGGGGTCGCCGTCGACACCGACACGTGGACCGTAGACGAGGAAGCCACCGCGGCACTGCGCGCAGGGAGCGCATCCTGA
- a CDS encoding CaiB/BaiF CoA transferase family protein, translated as MKPLEDVRIISLEQYGAGPFGSVHLADLGADVIKIEDPNVGGDVGRYVPPYNDAEDSLFFETFNRNKRSLSLDLSSPAGRAVFEDLVRTSDAVYSNLRGDVPAKIGITYDDLKHLNPAIVCCSLTGFGMTGPRAKEPGYDYILQGLAGWMSVTGDPDGPPTKSGLSLVDYSGGFVAAISLLSGLHAAKRDGIGGDCDVSLYDTAMSLLTYPATWHLNAGFEPVRTKNSAHPSLVPFQAFEASDGWFVVGCAKEKFWERLVVAIDRPDLGADPRFANFALRGEHQDELLPILEQTFVSQPVDYWLSRLGPAGVPAGPINDVAQALTEPHTLARGLLVETDHPTFGTVRQVASPVRFGSETTQYRRAPLRNEHFDEIIRDLGYSAERVAELVGQGAFGKQASGARA; from the coding sequence ATGAAACCACTCGAAGACGTCCGCATTATCTCGCTCGAGCAGTACGGCGCAGGCCCGTTCGGCAGCGTCCACCTCGCCGACCTCGGTGCCGACGTGATCAAGATCGAAGATCCGAACGTGGGGGGCGACGTCGGACGTTACGTCCCGCCCTACAACGACGCCGAGGACTCGTTGTTCTTCGAAACCTTCAACCGCAACAAGCGCAGCCTCTCACTCGACCTGTCGTCCCCCGCCGGGCGCGCAGTGTTCGAGGACCTCGTCCGCACCAGCGACGCGGTCTACTCCAATCTCCGCGGAGATGTGCCCGCGAAAATCGGCATTACTTACGACGACCTCAAGCACCTCAATCCGGCTATCGTCTGCTGCAGCCTCACGGGCTTCGGTATGACCGGACCGCGTGCGAAAGAGCCCGGCTACGACTATATCCTGCAAGGCCTCGCAGGATGGATGAGCGTCACCGGCGACCCAGACGGACCTCCTACCAAGTCCGGGCTCTCGCTCGTGGACTATTCGGGCGGATTCGTCGCTGCGATCAGTTTGCTGTCCGGGCTACACGCCGCCAAACGGGACGGCATCGGCGGGGACTGCGACGTCTCGCTCTACGACACCGCGATGTCGCTGCTCACCTACCCGGCCACCTGGCATCTGAACGCTGGCTTCGAACCGGTACGTACCAAGAACTCGGCGCACCCCTCCCTCGTACCGTTCCAGGCCTTCGAGGCCAGCGACGGTTGGTTCGTCGTCGGTTGCGCCAAGGAGAAGTTCTGGGAACGCCTCGTCGTTGCGATCGACAGGCCCGATCTGGGCGCCGATCCACGTTTCGCGAACTTCGCACTGCGCGGTGAGCACCAGGACGAACTGCTCCCCATCCTCGAGCAGACCTTCGTCAGCCAGCCCGTGGACTACTGGCTCTCGCGCCTGGGGCCTGCCGGTGTGCCGGCGGGTCCGATCAACGACGTCGCCCAGGCCCTCACCGAACCGCACACCCTTGCACGAGGTCTCCTCGTCGAGACCGACCACCCCACCTTCGGAACGGTGCGCCAAGTTGCCTCACCGGTCCGGTTCGGCTCCGAGACGACGCAGTACCGGCGCGCGCCGCTACGCAACGAGCATTTCGACGAGATCATCCGCGACCTCGGCTACAGCGCCGAGCGTGTTGCGGAACTGGTCGGGCAAGGTGCCTTCGGCAAGCAGGCAAGCGGGGCTCGGGCGTGA
- a CDS encoding cutinase family protein has product MPARHSRSRRTAALIVTTIIVGGCTLSTVPAVAHAEPADCVSTFNLLIPGTWETDENADPAVPVGMLAAVAHALNNAHGDAVEVYTLPYMARAFDNGHTYADSKADAVSRATRVLEDVAQSCPRTKFTLTGYSQGADAAGDLASDIGNGRGPVDASRVLAVGLLADPGAGTPGAATVGPRTSGHGIADPRPRGMGALSGRVASICDPGDLYCSIEKGTNPLIGSLGSILSKTPSAAGATASGGNTQLAGALTADFSDADLPALGADVTILGQQLTAPNIDLGQVAATAQSIASTLAPLADLLSSGAVNPAATDQLGAAPAGTAEHHAYDVLTRAGDSDLAGAVDAAVEIADTARMLAGNESPSLPTSTPEMRAFTENADVLTGQIGPLASAPIDVLASASSVLSVLKPTVVIDQVLNVVAGVSSLDMPGILHNLTVLPQKVAALDARGAHQVAGELNNQFSPLVEMAAAVDLRWVAQVLAVIPDPSGATQIAALVASILSNVDVIRLATIVGQIQEIAWSAVEKVLPPPGIAPDPVGAAAAMTGLLPVGLDLASVATDMLSGKPTKTAPDLLGRTTHAASPTITNQEANLDMWQLSDSLVELSQSQSVDDLASLVSEGLSAASFFTSNAHTNYNTLVVDNAGRSAIQWLSDWLNLQIGRAV; this is encoded by the coding sequence ATGCCTGCGCGACATTCGAGGTCCCGCCGCACCGCTGCGTTGATCGTCACCACGATCATCGTTGGAGGTTGCACGCTGTCCACCGTTCCCGCGGTCGCCCACGCGGAGCCAGCGGACTGCGTGTCGACGTTCAACCTGCTGATCCCTGGAACCTGGGAGACCGACGAGAACGCCGACCCTGCTGTGCCGGTGGGCATGCTCGCAGCTGTTGCGCACGCCCTGAACAATGCCCATGGCGACGCGGTCGAGGTGTACACGCTGCCCTATATGGCGCGTGCGTTCGACAACGGCCACACCTACGCGGATAGCAAGGCGGACGCGGTGTCGAGGGCCACGCGGGTGCTCGAGGATGTCGCACAGTCTTGTCCTCGTACGAAGTTCACGCTGACGGGGTATTCGCAGGGCGCCGATGCGGCAGGTGATCTCGCCTCGGATATCGGCAACGGCAGGGGACCGGTCGATGCAAGTCGTGTGCTTGCTGTCGGGTTGCTGGCCGATCCGGGAGCCGGGACACCAGGGGCCGCGACGGTGGGGCCGCGGACGTCCGGACACGGCATCGCCGATCCACGACCTCGAGGAATGGGGGCTCTGTCTGGTCGGGTGGCATCGATCTGCGATCCCGGTGATCTGTACTGCTCGATCGAGAAAGGGACGAACCCGCTGATCGGCTCGCTCGGCTCGATCCTGAGCAAGACCCCCAGCGCCGCCGGTGCCACCGCGTCCGGCGGCAATACACAGCTTGCCGGCGCACTGACCGCGGACTTCTCCGATGCGGATCTGCCGGCACTAGGCGCCGACGTCACGATCCTCGGTCAGCAGCTCACCGCACCAAATATCGATCTCGGGCAAGTCGCCGCGACTGCGCAGTCGATCGCGTCGACTCTTGCTCCGCTAGCCGACCTGCTTTCCTCAGGGGCAGTGAACCCTGCGGCGACCGATCAACTCGGTGCCGCACCGGCGGGGACCGCCGAACATCATGCCTACGACGTGCTCACCAGGGCCGGTGACTCCGATCTTGCAGGTGCCGTCGACGCTGCGGTCGAGATCGCCGACACGGCACGCATGCTCGCCGGGAACGAGTCACCATCCTTGCCGACGTCAACTCCCGAGATGCGTGCTTTTACGGAGAATGCCGACGTATTGACTGGGCAGATCGGCCCGTTGGCGTCCGCCCCTATTGATGTGCTTGCGTCGGCGAGCAGCGTGTTATCGGTGCTCAAACCGACGGTAGTGATCGATCAGGTTCTGAACGTCGTGGCCGGCGTGAGCTCGCTGGATATGCCCGGCATCTTGCACAACTTGACCGTGCTGCCGCAGAAGGTTGCCGCGCTCGACGCCCGCGGTGCCCACCAGGTGGCCGGGGAGTTGAACAATCAGTTCTCACCACTGGTGGAGATGGCGGCAGCCGTGGACTTGCGGTGGGTAGCGCAGGTGCTGGCCGTGATCCCGGATCCGTCCGGCGCGACGCAGATCGCGGCGTTGGTCGCGTCGATCCTGTCGAATGTCGACGTCATCAGGCTGGCTACGATCGTCGGTCAGATCCAGGAGATCGCATGGTCGGCGGTGGAAAAGGTGCTTCCCCCTCCCGGCATTGCGCCCGACCCGGTGGGGGCCGCTGCGGCGATGACCGGTTTGCTGCCCGTCGGATTGGACCTGGCATCGGTAGCGACCGACATGCTCTCGGGCAAACCGACCAAGACCGCTCCCGACTTGCTGGGCAGGACCACACACGCTGCGTCGCCGACGATCACGAACCAGGAGGCGAACCTGGACATGTGGCAGCTGTCGGATTCACTGGTCGAGCTCTCACAGTCCCAGAGTGTCGATGATCTGGCCTCATTGGTCAGCGAAGGACTCAGTGCAGCAAGCTTCTTCACCTCTAACGCTCACACCAACTACAACACTCTCGTGGTCGACAACGCCGGCCGCAGTGCCATCCAATGGCTGTCGGATTGGCTCAATCTCCAGATCGGACGTGCCGTATGA
- a CDS encoding RES family NAD+ phosphorylase, translating into MLPPPPSIAKLRAAGLLPKEILEWQPSAIVWRVHRTTGSHVLPWNALREFGPILRFDQHPLPRGDHPGYGVWYGASSPRGALAEAFQSARVIDRHRGEPYLTGVRFTRVLRLLDVSGIGGGAWATRVGGNRALDSVPHRLSQHWARTIHRAHTDLDGVIYRGRFAGSTSVAVVERAADAFPQRPVLSLPLSHPGLADAVDTAAYELGYVVV; encoded by the coding sequence ATGCTTCCGCCACCGCCCTCCATCGCGAAGCTTCGTGCGGCAGGTCTGCTGCCGAAGGAAATACTCGAGTGGCAGCCGAGCGCGATCGTGTGGCGCGTGCACCGTACGACGGGCTCGCACGTTCTCCCGTGGAATGCGTTGCGTGAGTTCGGGCCGATTTTGCGGTTCGATCAGCATCCGCTTCCGCGTGGGGATCATCCCGGCTACGGCGTGTGGTACGGCGCTTCGAGCCCCCGAGGTGCATTGGCGGAAGCGTTTCAATCGGCGAGGGTGATCGATCGCCATCGCGGTGAGCCTTATCTGACCGGTGTGCGCTTCACCCGCGTTCTGCGGTTGCTCGACGTGTCCGGTATCGGTGGAGGTGCATGGGCCACTCGGGTGGGGGGCAATCGCGCTCTTGATTCCGTGCCGCACCGCCTCTCGCAGCATTGGGCCCGCACTATCCATCGCGCTCACACCGATCTCGACGGGGTCATCTATCGCGGTCGGTTTGCCGGCAGCACGTCCGTTGCTGTCGTCGAACGTGCTGCTGATGCGTTTCCGCAGCGTCCTGTGCTGTCGCTTCCCTTGTCGCATCCTGGTCTGGCTGATGCCGTTGATACCGCGGCGTACGAACTCGGCTATGTCGTTGTTTGA